The following proteins are co-located in the Echinicola sp. 20G genome:
- the mce gene encoding methylmalonyl-CoA epimerase: MRKIEHLGIAVKDLKKSTELFEKLLGTPSYKEEAVKSEEVVTSFFQVGETKIELLQSSDGQGPIRKFIEKRNEGLHHIAFAVDDIYAEMERLQEAGFEVLNDVPKRGADHKLIVFLHPRSTNGVLVELCQDIDSSSE; the protein is encoded by the coding sequence ATGAGAAAAATCGAGCACTTAGGAATAGCTGTAAAAGACCTAAAAAAATCCACAGAATTGTTTGAAAAGCTCCTTGGTACGCCATCTTATAAAGAAGAAGCGGTAAAAAGTGAGGAAGTTGTTACCTCTTTTTTTCAAGTGGGAGAAACCAAGATAGAACTGCTTCAGTCAAGCGATGGTCAAGGTCCTATTCGTAAGTTTATCGAAAAAAGAAATGAAGGATTGCACCATATTGCATTTGCAGTTGATGATATTTATGCAGAAATGGAAAGACTCCAAGAAGCAGGTTTCGAAGTGCTCAATGATGTGCCAAAAAGAGGTGCGGATCATAAATTAATTGTATTTTTGCACCCTCGCTCCACCAATGGTGTTTTGGTGGAATTGTGTCAGGACATAGATTCAAGTTCAGAATAA
- the thiL gene encoding thiamine-phosphate kinase codes for MSEKRTEIGELGEFGLIDQLNSKIQIRHQETLKGIGDDAAVLDAGDKVKVITTDLLLEGVHFDLSYAPLHHLGFKAVAVNISDVAAMNAIPKQITVSIALSNRFSVEAVEALYAGINAAAEHYNVDVIGGDTTSSRSGLVISVTAIGEVEKGKEVYRSGAKVNDIICVTGDLGAALIGLQVLEREKEVFMADPNMKPQLDKYSYVTGRQLKPDARMDIIHELKELEVVPTAMMDVSDGLASELFHICKESNVGVMIYEDKLPIDKQTFDTAVEFNLDPITCVLNGGEDYELLFTISQDDFHKLEKHPDIHFIGHVTKADEGKFMVTKSETAVQLKAQGWVHF; via the coding sequence ATGAGTGAAAAGAGAACAGAAATAGGAGAACTGGGAGAGTTTGGTCTGATTGATCAGTTGAATAGCAAAATACAAATACGACATCAGGAAACTTTAAAAGGAATCGGTGATGATGCAGCGGTATTGGATGCAGGAGATAAGGTAAAGGTAATCACTACTGACCTTTTGCTTGAAGGGGTTCATTTTGATCTTTCCTATGCGCCACTTCATCATTTGGGTTTCAAAGCAGTTGCTGTCAATATTTCAGATGTAGCAGCCATGAATGCCATTCCCAAGCAGATAACTGTAAGTATTGCCCTGAGCAATAGATTTTCAGTAGAGGCAGTGGAGGCTTTGTATGCAGGAATAAATGCAGCAGCAGAACATTATAATGTTGATGTAATCGGAGGGGACACCACTAGCTCAAGGTCCGGTTTGGTTATTTCAGTGACTGCCATTGGAGAAGTAGAAAAAGGTAAGGAGGTCTACCGTTCTGGTGCCAAAGTAAATGATATTATCTGTGTTACTGGAGATCTAGGAGCAGCTTTAATCGGTCTTCAGGTTTTAGAGAGAGAAAAAGAGGTATTTATGGCTGACCCTAATATGAAACCTCAGTTGGATAAGTACTCTTATGTGACAGGCCGGCAACTTAAACCTGACGCAAGAATGGATATCATCCATGAGCTAAAAGAGTTGGAAGTGGTTCCCACAGCCATGATGGATGTGTCAGATGGACTTGCCTCTGAACTTTTTCATATCTGTAAAGAATCCAATGTCGGGGTCATGATTTATGAGGATAAATTACCAATTGATAAGCAAACTTTTGATACTGCGGTAGAGTTTAACTTAGATCCAATTACTTGTGTTTTGAACGGAGGGGAGGATTATGAATTGTTATTTACGATCAGCCAAGATGATTTTCATAAGTTGGAAAAACACCCGGACATTCATTTTATTGGTCATGTGACCAAAGCAGATGAAGGTAAGTTTATGGTGACGAAAAGTGAAACGGCCGTTCAGCTTAAAGCACAAGGCTGGGTGCATTTTTAA
- a CDS encoding GxxExxY protein: protein MLGLKSVETLNDIHLAQTLTYLKLEYY, encoded by the coding sequence TTGCTAGGGTTAAAAAGCGTAGAAACTCTAAATGATATTCATTTAGCCCAAACATTAACCTATCTTAAATTAGAGTATTATTAA
- a CDS encoding glycosyltransferase translates to MNLLAFFFFEALVIYLAILVMLAVFWRKSKGKTSEKINVFDYPVTLLVPFRNEKSQLPKLLESLEKLTYPSLQVILIDDSSEDGGAEYVDSWIKGKSYSHFLMVQSQAQGKKGAIEQGVVLSNGYIILTTDADCVLPSDWVENMLQPFNDPKVQMVAGPVMSEGRKSNFNQFQQIEWSSILLMTNFFFQINKPIMCSAANMGYRKEAFQHLGGYQGNREQSSGDDSFLLEKVVRAFGYHAIHYFTDEKVLVKTKAEKNWSLFIAQRARWVSKWNKHQSMENAFGAVVTAGFSLASLLSPLLLLGSGLMPLLFLLYWVLKLGVEYVVMNKVLEGYEIKAPFLSFIYASFCHPCFVIVVALSSFFGKFKWKGR, encoded by the coding sequence ATGAATCTTTTGGCATTTTTCTTTTTTGAAGCCTTGGTTATTTATTTGGCCATATTGGTGATGCTGGCCGTTTTTTGGCGTAAGTCAAAGGGTAAGACTTCAGAGAAAATAAATGTTTTCGATTATCCAGTTACCTTATTGGTTCCCTTTAGGAATGAAAAGAGCCAATTACCCAAGTTGTTGGAAAGCTTGGAGAAATTGACTTATCCAAGTTTGCAGGTTATTTTGATTGATGATTCAAGTGAAGACGGGGGAGCAGAATACGTAGACTCATGGATTAAAGGAAAAAGTTATAGCCATTTTTTGATGGTCCAAAGTCAGGCGCAAGGAAAAAAAGGAGCGATAGAACAAGGAGTGGTTCTTTCCAACGGCTACATTATTCTGACAACGGATGCTGATTGTGTTTTGCCTTCAGATTGGGTCGAAAATATGCTTCAGCCTTTTAACGACCCCAAGGTTCAAATGGTGGCTGGGCCTGTAATGTCAGAAGGCAGAAAAAGTAACTTCAATCAATTCCAACAAATAGAATGGTCCAGTATTTTGTTGATGACCAATTTCTTTTTTCAGATCAACAAACCCATTATGTGTAGTGCTGCCAATATGGGCTACAGAAAAGAAGCTTTTCAACATTTGGGTGGTTATCAAGGCAATCGTGAACAAAGCTCTGGGGATGATTCTTTTCTGTTGGAGAAAGTGGTAAGGGCATTTGGATATCATGCAATTCATTATTTCACGGATGAAAAAGTATTGGTTAAGACCAAAGCAGAAAAAAACTGGAGCTTATTCATTGCACAAAGGGCGCGATGGGTCAGTAAATGGAACAAGCATCAATCCATGGAAAATGCATTCGGAGCAGTGGTGACCGCTGGGTTTTCCTTGGCTAGTTTGTTAAGTCCGCTGCTACTGTTGGGGTCTGGCTTGATGCCGCTTCTTTTTTTACTTTATTGGGTACTTAAATTAGGTGTGGAGTATGTTGTAATGAATAAAGTTTTGGAAGGATATGAAATAAAAGCACCTTTTTTAAGTTTTATTTACGCGAGTTTCTGTCATCCTTGTTTTGTGATTGTTGTGGCTTTGTCTTCATTTTTCGGGAAATTTAAGTGGAAAGGAAGGTAA
- a CDS encoding 3-oxoacyl-ACP synthase gives MNYSEEMRSEKNKIGITKAMAINPLGLYESTEDQRYTTKEHSFDQNTNGDWKASVSTSLWNKINGYIQDLGHKPERFPEEAKLLSYLIHKMDLQPSEGQMINAATSRGSIDFLSRMQQENPNLPVWTSPHSTLGFASSWPSLLHESDSSLFFQSSTCSSFGLTLQNAFAWLNSGMADSFIASAVECPTGQLTIDQMKAIRIYANGANNNYPCRSMDFEKEQNTMVLGEGAYAFELKKNNNNVLAYLDGVGSAVEKIHHSTELSSQGNCIVTAAKRAFNTESVPKIDLIIGHFPGTKLGDIAEKNAYQTVFGDKVPYTISNKWKIGHSLGSSLAANLDLAISILQNQELPTLPDYIKNEVDPPKSINKILITALGFGGQAICAVVGK, from the coding sequence ATGAATTATAGTGAAGAGATGAGATCGGAGAAGAATAAAATTGGCATCACTAAAGCCATGGCTATAAACCCTTTGGGGCTATATGAATCCACAGAAGACCAAAGATACACTACGAAGGAACATTCTTTTGACCAAAACACGAATGGAGATTGGAAAGCAAGTGTTTCTACCAGCTTGTGGAATAAAATAAACGGATATATCCAAGACCTAGGTCACAAACCAGAACGTTTTCCAGAGGAAGCCAAATTACTTTCTTATCTGATCCACAAAATGGATTTACAGCCTTCGGAAGGTCAAATGATCAATGCGGCCACTTCAAGAGGAAGCATTGATTTCCTATCCAGAATGCAGCAAGAAAACCCAAACCTGCCTGTTTGGACCTCTCCTCATTCTACCTTAGGTTTTGCCAGCAGTTGGCCCAGCTTACTGCATGAATCGGATAGTTCCCTTTTCTTTCAATCTTCCACTTGCAGTAGCTTTGGACTGACTTTACAAAATGCCTTTGCCTGGCTGAATAGTGGTATGGCGGATAGTTTTATCGCATCAGCTGTGGAATGCCCCACAGGTCAATTGACCATAGACCAAATGAAGGCGATTCGAATTTATGCCAATGGAGCAAACAATAACTACCCTTGCAGGTCCATGGATTTTGAAAAGGAACAAAATACCATGGTACTAGGTGAAGGGGCTTATGCTTTCGAACTAAAGAAAAACAATAACAATGTACTCGCCTACTTGGATGGAGTGGGATCTGCTGTAGAAAAAATCCACCATTCCACTGAATTATCCTCCCAAGGAAATTGCATAGTAACTGCAGCAAAAAGAGCCTTTAATACTGAATCAGTCCCAAAGATAGATTTAATAATCGGACACTTCCCCGGCACCAAACTGGGAGATATAGCTGAAAAAAATGCTTACCAAACCGTCTTTGGTGATAAAGTTCCTTATACTATTTCCAACAAGTGGAAGATTGGGCACTCACTAGGCTCCAGCTTAGCGGCCAATTTAGATCTAGCCATTTCCATCTTGCAAAATCAGGAACTTCCAACATTACCAGATTACATCAAAAATGAAGTTGATCCGCCTAAATCGATCAATAAAATCCTGATCACAGCATTAGGGTTTGGGGGACAAGCTATCTGCGCGGTGGTTGGAAAATAG
- the bioD gene encoding dethiobiotin synthase: MNNKVFVTGIGTGIGKTVCSAALCKTFGHAYWKPVQCGDLDQSDTIFISKHSLGTHIHQEAYRLKTPQSPHLAAKLEGIEVSLPESLIPRNSEKLCVEGAGGLMVPFNESQTYLDFLLESKLHPVIVIRHYLGSINHSLLTLQALASAGIKDFTIIWNGEENASSESAILKRFSPIEQYRMEEWDMEKNELPHLKQIG; this comes from the coding sequence ATGAACAATAAGGTATTTGTTACGGGAATAGGAACAGGAATAGGCAAAACAGTTTGTTCAGCTGCCCTGTGCAAGACATTTGGACATGCTTACTGGAAACCAGTACAATGTGGTGATTTGGACCAATCTGATACTATTTTTATTTCTAAACATTCGCTAGGAACCCATATTCATCAGGAAGCTTACAGGTTAAAAACACCTCAATCTCCACACTTGGCTGCAAAACTGGAGGGTATTGAAGTTTCTCTTCCTGAATCGCTTATCCCAAGGAACTCAGAAAAACTCTGCGTAGAAGGAGCTGGAGGCCTAATGGTTCCTTTCAATGAGAGCCAAACCTATCTGGATTTTCTTTTGGAATCAAAACTACATCCTGTAATTGTCATTAGGCATTATTTGGGCAGCATCAACCATAGTTTACTGACACTGCAGGCATTGGCCTCGGCAGGAATTAAGGATTTCACCATAATCTGGAACGGTGAAGAAAATGCTTCTTCAGAAAGTGCTATTTTGAAGCGCTTCTCACCTATCGAGCAATATAGGATGGAGGAATGGGACATGGAGAAAAATGAATTGCCGCATCTTAAACAAATCGGCTGA
- a CDS encoding PP2C family protein-serine/threonine phosphatase, with product MTAETVKYQRKELELKALLEITQAINENKTESVLLNIFKFTCLVHLNIRSLVLYVANSEGFEERVKHGVKQNIPKLIPHTDVDDNREIGKLNLVMPEDYSFNELDIYVPVYHKDKMLAILLLKIKDTEQELDLDFTQALTNILVVALENKRFARRQLEQERLKREVEIASNVQRMLFPATLPVKDKIDAKVTYYPHSTVGGDYYDLIEKSEDEVFFCIADVSGKGMPAALLMSNFQAALRTLLRSSSDLKMVAEQLNFTIFENTNGERFITFFLGYYNYKTKTLKFINAGHNPPVLCWEKEGKSELLEAGTTILGAFKQLPFLEEGERSGLSDFTLHMYTDGLTEAFNANDEEYGEERFMSFVNRNNCISPEYFHEVFFEEWNEFSGEIARRDDITLLSIRFK from the coding sequence TTGACTGCAGAAACAGTAAAATATCAAAGAAAAGAACTTGAGCTCAAGGCTTTGCTGGAAATCACGCAGGCCATTAACGAGAACAAAACAGAATCTGTTCTACTCAACATATTTAAGTTTACCTGTTTGGTGCATCTTAATATTAGGTCCTTGGTGTTGTATGTGGCCAATTCAGAAGGGTTTGAAGAAAGAGTAAAGCATGGTGTGAAGCAAAATATTCCCAAGCTTATCCCTCACACTGATGTGGATGATAATCGGGAAATTGGGAAGCTGAATTTGGTGATGCCGGAGGATTATTCTTTTAATGAACTTGATATATATGTTCCGGTTTATCATAAGGATAAGATGCTCGCTATTTTACTGTTAAAAATAAAAGATACTGAACAGGAGTTAGATCTCGACTTTACACAGGCGTTGACCAATATCCTGGTAGTGGCACTAGAAAACAAACGGTTTGCTAGAAGGCAATTGGAGCAAGAAAGGCTGAAGCGTGAAGTGGAAATCGCCAGCAATGTGCAGCGGATGTTGTTTCCGGCAACCTTACCTGTCAAGGATAAAATTGATGCGAAAGTAACTTACTATCCCCATAGCACTGTTGGTGGGGACTATTATGATTTGATAGAGAAATCGGAAGATGAAGTTTTCTTTTGTATTGCTGATGTATCAGGCAAAGGCATGCCTGCGGCTTTGTTAATGTCCAACTTTCAGGCGGCATTGAGAACTTTGCTCAGAAGCTCATCTGATTTGAAGATGGTTGCTGAGCAGTTAAACTTTACCATATTTGAAAATACGAATGGGGAAAGGTTCATTACTTTCTTTTTAGGGTATTATAATTACAAAACCAAGACGCTAAAATTTATCAATGCAGGTCATAATCCGCCTGTGCTTTGTTGGGAGAAAGAAGGTAAAAGTGAGCTTTTGGAAGCAGGCACTACCATTTTGGGTGCCTTTAAGCAGCTGCCGTTTTTGGAAGAAGGTGAGCGCTCTGGATTAAGTGACTTTACCCTGCACATGTATACAGATGGCTTGACAGAAGCTTTTAATGCAAATGATGAAGAATATGGAGAGGAACGGTTTATGTCTTTTGTCAATAGGAACAATTGCATTTCTCCTGAGTATTTCCATGAAGTTTTTTTTGAGGAATGGAATGAATTTTCTGGAGAGATAGCTCGTAGGGATGACATCACCTTGTTGAGTATTCGCTTCAAATAA
- the ruvC gene encoding crossover junction endodeoxyribonuclease RuvC: MGKIAKKEVKEQIILGIDPGTNVMGYGLILVKGNKYETIQYGVIHLKKYGSHELKLKKIFERVTGIIDEFLPDKVALEAPFYGQNVQSMLKLGRAQGVAMAAALARDIPIAEYSPKKVKQSVTGNGNASKEQVAEMLKTLLKIESIPKLLDATDALAVAICHHFHDGRLQTRGRTAGWKAFLEENPDRVK, translated from the coding sequence ATGGGCAAAATAGCGAAAAAGGAGGTGAAAGAACAAATCATTTTAGGAATTGATCCCGGTACCAATGTGATGGGCTATGGATTGATTTTGGTAAAAGGAAATAAATATGAGACCATACAATATGGTGTTATCCACCTCAAGAAATATGGCTCTCATGAACTGAAACTGAAAAAGATTTTTGAACGGGTTACCGGTATCATAGATGAATTCCTGCCAGACAAAGTAGCCTTGGAAGCTCCCTTTTATGGACAAAACGTCCAATCCATGCTGAAGTTAGGGCGTGCTCAGGGAGTGGCTATGGCTGCAGCGCTGGCCAGGGATATTCCCATTGCCGAATATTCTCCCAAAAAAGTAAAACAATCGGTCACTGGAAATGGCAATGCCTCCAAAGAACAAGTGGCTGAAATGCTCAAAACACTTTTAAAAATTGAATCAATTCCCAAGCTATTGGATGCTACTGATGCATTGGCTGTAGCAATATGCCACCATTTCCATGATGGACGATTACAAACACGAGGAAGAACCGCAGGATGGAAAGCCTTTTTAGAAGAAAATCCTGATAGGGTCAAATAA
- a CDS encoding pyridoxal phosphate-dependent aminotransferase family protein has protein sequence MEKHHQFIQSKLEQAASSNRLRTLKKTSPDKVDFFSNDYLGYSTKGLLNQAIPQTSPPQWSGATGSRLISGNHPEIELLEQDFANFMDSPAALLYNSGYMANVGLLSALGDKDSCFVFDEHVHASIKEGMRLSFGQKTSFKHNDLDDLERKLKQQSSNNKRLLVLTEGLFSMHGDIPDIKEMLALCQKYQAALIIDEAHSLGTLGQNKKGISASFHNHPNLFARVITFGKAAGGHGAMVLGSNKLRDFLINFSRAFIYTTAPSIDQVNSIKAALDLFKKKSNFDQLDQTIETYLDMVKELPDNFSRNPSPIQYWQCADIPRLKGKVKLLQQSGVNCYAILSPTVKSGEERIRLVLHSFNTKKEIQELISLLNK, from the coding sequence ATGGAAAAGCACCACCAATTTATCCAGTCCAAATTGGAGCAAGCGGCCTCTTCCAATAGATTGAGGACGCTTAAAAAAACCTCCCCTGACAAAGTGGATTTCTTTTCCAACGATTACCTTGGTTACTCCACAAAAGGACTGCTTAACCAAGCAATACCCCAAACTTCACCTCCACAATGGAGCGGAGCTACTGGCTCAAGATTAATCAGCGGAAACCATCCAGAGATAGAACTTTTGGAGCAGGATTTTGCTAATTTTATGGACAGCCCGGCAGCGCTACTTTATAATTCCGGCTATATGGCCAATGTGGGCCTGCTTTCTGCATTGGGAGATAAGGACAGCTGTTTTGTCTTTGATGAACATGTCCATGCCAGTATTAAGGAAGGGATGCGTCTGAGCTTCGGGCAAAAAACATCATTCAAGCACAATGACCTTGATGATTTAGAAAGAAAACTCAAGCAGCAATCTAGCAATAACAAAAGGCTATTGGTGCTCACAGAAGGATTGTTTTCCATGCACGGAGATATCCCTGATATCAAAGAAATGCTTGCTCTTTGCCAAAAGTACCAAGCAGCCTTGATCATTGACGAAGCTCATTCCCTTGGAACCTTGGGACAGAATAAAAAAGGAATTTCAGCTTCATTCCACAATCATCCTAATCTTTTTGCCAGGGTTATTACCTTTGGCAAAGCTGCCGGAGGACATGGAGCAATGGTATTGGGGTCTAACAAACTCAGGGATTTCCTGATTAACTTTAGTAGGGCATTTATTTATACCACTGCACCATCTATCGACCAGGTAAACAGCATTAAGGCTGCTTTAGACCTCTTTAAAAAGAAAAGCAATTTCGACCAACTGGATCAGACCATCGAGACCTATTTGGACATGGTCAAAGAATTACCTGACAACTTTTCCCGAAACCCAAGTCCAATCCAGTATTGGCAATGTGCTGATATCCCCAGACTAAAGGGGAAAGTAAAATTATTACAACAATCAGGTGTGAATTGCTATGCTATTCTTTCTCCCACAGTAAAATCTGGAGAGGAAAGAATTCGACTGGTGCTACACTCATTTAACACAAAAAAAGAAATACAAGAGCTTATCAGCTTGTTGAATAAATAA
- the gcvT gene encoding glycine cleavage system aminomethyltransferase GcvT, with amino-acid sequence MENTIKKVALNDKHIELGGKMVPFAGYNMPVRYSSDKEEHNTVRNGVGVFDVSHMGEFMVKGPNALALIQKVTSNDASKLVIDQAQYSCFPNEKGGIVDDLIVYKMDEEEYMLVVNASNIDKDWDWVNQHNTVGAELENISDEISLFAVQGPKATAALQKLTSVKLDEIKFYHFAIGEFAGKQDVIISGTGYTGAGGFEIYVKNEDALAVWDAIFEAGAEFDIKPIGLGARDTLRLEMGYCLYGNDIDDTTSPLEAGLGWITKFTKDFINSENLKQQKEEGISKKLVGFKFKDKGIPRAHYPILNESGEQIGEVTSGTMSPSMGIGIGLGYVDIAYAKPGTEIAVSVRNKNLAAVVEKLPLLKK; translated from the coding sequence ATGGAAAATACAATCAAAAAAGTCGCGCTTAACGACAAGCACATTGAATTAGGAGGAAAAATGGTGCCTTTTGCAGGATATAATATGCCTGTCAGGTATTCCTCAGACAAAGAAGAGCACAATACTGTTAGAAATGGCGTAGGCGTTTTTGATGTTTCCCACATGGGCGAATTTATGGTTAAAGGCCCCAATGCTTTAGCCTTAATCCAAAAGGTCACTTCCAATGATGCTTCCAAGCTGGTCATTGATCAAGCACAATATTCTTGCTTTCCCAATGAAAAAGGAGGAATCGTGGATGACCTGATCGTCTACAAGATGGACGAAGAAGAATATATGCTGGTAGTCAATGCTTCCAACATCGATAAAGATTGGGATTGGGTAAATCAACATAACACCGTTGGAGCCGAGTTGGAAAACATTTCTGATGAAATCTCTCTATTTGCGGTTCAAGGTCCAAAAGCAACTGCAGCATTACAAAAGTTGACATCAGTGAAATTGGATGAAATCAAATTCTATCATTTCGCTATTGGTGAATTTGCAGGTAAACAAGATGTCATTATTTCTGGAACGGGATACACTGGAGCTGGTGGTTTTGAGATATATGTAAAAAATGAAGATGCCCTTGCTGTTTGGGATGCCATATTTGAAGCGGGTGCTGAATTTGACATCAAGCCTATTGGCCTTGGTGCTAGAGACACATTGAGATTGGAGATGGGGTATTGTCTTTATGGCAACGATATTGATGACACCACCTCACCTCTTGAGGCAGGTCTTGGCTGGATCACCAAATTCACCAAAGATTTTATCAACAGTGAAAATTTAAAGCAGCAAAAAGAGGAAGGTATTTCCAAAAAATTGGTAGGTTTTAAATTTAAAGACAAAGGTATTCCAAGAGCCCACTATCCAATCCTTAATGAATCAGGTGAACAAATAGGGGAAGTTACTTCCGGAACCATGTCACCAAGTATGGGGATTGGCATTGGTTTGGGGTATGTGGATATCGCTTATGCAAAGCCTGGTACAGAAATCGCCGTTAGTGTGCGAAACAAAAACTTGGCTGCTGTAGTGGAAAAACTACCTTTACTAAAGAAATAA
- a CDS encoding nucleotide pyrophosphohydrolase: MTIEEAQEKVDHWIKTVGVRYFNELTNMTILTEEVGELARIMARKYGEQSFKESDKGKDLGDEMADVLWVLICLANQTGVDLTKALEKNFEKKNIRDIDRHKNNDKLK, encoded by the coding sequence ATGACAATAGAAGAAGCACAAGAAAAGGTAGATCATTGGATCAAGACGGTTGGGGTAAGGTATTTCAATGAACTGACCAATATGACCATCTTGACGGAAGAAGTGGGAGAGTTGGCGCGGATCATGGCCAGGAAATATGGTGAACAGTCCTTTAAGGAAAGTGACAAGGGCAAGGACCTAGGAGATGAAATGGCAGATGTGCTATGGGTGTTGATCTGCTTGGCCAATCAAACAGGTGTTGACCTTACCAAGGCCTTGGAGAAAAATTTTGAGAAGAAAAATATCCGGGATATTGATCGGCACAAAAACAATGATAAGCTGAAGTGA
- a CDS encoding iron-sulfur cluster assembly accessory protein, producing the protein MIIVSDKAKERILELKQEEGRKDNENIRVSVKGGGCSGLMYDLGFDENIADSDKIFEDNGIKILVDKKSLLYLAGTTLEFTDGLNGKGFQFVNPNASRTCGCGESFAI; encoded by the coding sequence ATGATCATCGTTTCAGACAAAGCAAAAGAGCGGATCCTAGAATTGAAACAGGAAGAGGGCAGAAAGGACAATGAGAATATCCGAGTATCGGTAAAAGGCGGTGGCTGCTCAGGCTTGATGTACGACTTGGGCTTTGACGAGAACATTGCCGATAGTGACAAAATATTTGAAGACAATGGAATCAAAATCCTGGTAGATAAAAAAAGCTTACTTTATTTGGCCGGTACCACCTTGGAATTCACCGATGGCCTGAACGGCAAAGGCTTTCAATTTGTCAACCCTAATGCTTCCCGGACTTGCGGATGTGGAGAAAGCTTCGCGATCTAA
- a CDS encoding 2-phosphosulfolactate phosphatase, with amino-acid sequence MPKIEVCLSPELVHLHDLKNKIVVVVDIFRATSTMITGLANKVTSITPVAGLEACRNMKSLGYIIAGERNGQTAEGFELGNSPLSYLNNAYAGKKIAVTTTNGTLTIEKSKKDAAEVLIGAFLNLQATADYLVQQGKDVVIHCAGWKGMFNLEDSLYAGALVSVLANEFDFDCDGAIGMKALYEQNQGNLKSFLGQASHAKRLQNHNIEADIDFCLTLDKYNFVGKLEGEELVKVVLNKVG; translated from the coding sequence ATGCCTAAAATCGAAGTCTGTCTAAGCCCTGAACTGGTACATCTGCACGATTTAAAAAACAAAATCGTAGTAGTTGTTGATATTTTCCGCGCCACCTCTACTATGATCACAGGATTGGCCAATAAGGTAACTTCAATTACTCCTGTAGCGGGTTTGGAAGCTTGCAGAAACATGAAATCCCTAGGCTACATTATAGCTGGAGAAAGGAATGGCCAAACTGCAGAAGGCTTCGAACTGGGAAACTCTCCACTAAGCTACCTGAACAATGCTTATGCCGGAAAGAAGATTGCCGTTACTACCACCAACGGAACACTGACTATTGAGAAATCAAAAAAAGATGCCGCTGAAGTTTTGATAGGGGCATTCTTAAATTTGCAGGCTACAGCAGATTACCTTGTTCAGCAGGGCAAAGATGTGGTGATCCACTGTGCCGGATGGAAGGGAATGTTCAACTTGGAAGATTCTTTGTATGCTGGAGCTTTGGTAAGTGTTTTGGCCAATGAGTTTGACTTCGATTGTGATGGCGCCATTGGAATGAAAGCCCTTTATGAACAAAACCAAGGGAACCTTAAAAGCTTTCTAGGTCAGGCTTCCCACGCCAAAAGATTGCAAAACCACAATATTGAAGCGGACATTGACTTCTGCCTGACTCTGGACAAATACAACTTCGTCGGAAAACTCGAAGGAGAGGAATTAGTAAAAGTAGTGCTTAATAAAGTAGGGTAG